A single Candoia aspera isolate rCanAsp1 chromosome 9, rCanAsp1.hap2, whole genome shotgun sequence DNA region contains:
- the SLC25A37 gene encoding mitoferrin-1 isoform X2 — protein MAGSMATLLHDGVMNPAEVVKQRMQMYNSPYKTVMECIRTVHRTEGLGAFYRSYTTQLTMNVPFQAIHFITYEFTQEQINPQRQYNPLSHIVSGAVAGAVAAAATTPLDVCKTLLNTQENMVLSSVNISGHLSGMANAFRTVYQLGGVSGYFKGVQARVIYQMPSTAIAWSVYEFFKYILTKRQLEKGAPC, from the exons ATGGCTGGCAGTATGGCTACGCTTCTTCATGATGGTGTCATGAATCCAGCAGAAG TGGTGAAGCAGCGCATGCAGATGTACAATTCTCCATACAAGACAGTCATGGAGTGCATCAGGACAGTGCACCGGACTGAAGGCCTGGGTGCCTTTTACCGTAGCTACACCACCCAGCTCACCATGAATGTCCCTTTCCAAGCCATCCACTTTATCACCTATGAGTTCACGCAGGAGCAGATTAATCCCCAGCGACAATACAACCCTCTCTCGCACATCGTTTCTGGTGCCGTGGCAGGAGCAGTGGCAGCAGCCGCTACCACCCCCTTAGACGTCTGCAAGACCTTGCTCAACACTCAGGAGAACATGGTGTTGAGTTCGGTGAACATTAGTGGGCACCTCTCTGGCATGGCCAACGCCTTCAGAACAGTGTATCAACTGGGAGGTGTCAGTGGGTATTTCAAGGGAGTCCAAGCCCGTGTGATATACCAGATGCCTTCAACTGCCATCGCATGGTCTGTCTATGAATTTTTCAAGTACATCCTCACCAAGCGCCAGTTGGAGAAAGGAGCTCCTTGTTGA